The Candidatus Binatia bacterium DNA window CATCTCCTGGGCAACATCGACAAAGCCCGCGAGCTGGGCGGGATCGTGGTGCGATTACAAAGCCTCGAACCCGTGGCGGCGCTCCTGAATTACGCACGTTCGCATGGCGTTGGTCACGTCATGATCGGCCGCTCACATCGACCGTGGTGGCAACAGGTACTGGGCCGTTCGTTTGTGGCACGCATGGTCAAGGACGCGGTGGGTTTCGACCTCCACATCGTCGCCCTCGAAGACGAGGCGGAGCACGCATGAACGTGCGGATGAAAGTGCTGCTGGCGCAAGCACCGCTGGCAATTGCCCTGCTGCTGGTGGGAGTACTCGCCACCGGCACGCTCTCTTCGCTCGGTCAGCAGGCGAACACGATTCTCACAGACAACTACCGCAGTGTGCTGGCGGCGGAACGCATGAAAGAGTCGATCGAACGGATAGAGGATGCACCGTCGCTGCTGCTGATCGGCGGCTCAAACGATCAGCGAATGTCGCACGTCGCAGTTGAGCGCCAGCGATTCGAGTCGGAACTCAGGGTGCAGGAAGGCAATATCACCGAGCCCGGAGAGGACGAGGCCACGCGCAAGCTGCGGGCCGTGTGGACCGCGTACCAGGAGCACTTCGATCGGTTCCCAGCCGTAACGGATACGGCTGCAGCGCGCGCCTTTTACCTCGAGGAGCTTCAGCCCGCATTCGTCGCGGTACGGAACGCCGCCGACACGATCCTCGCCATGAACCAAAACGCGATGGTGCAAAAGGGCGAGCGGGCGCAGCAGACTGCCGAACGGATGAACACGGTCCTGATGCTTGCGTCACTGGCAGCGTTGCTGGGCGGCGGCCTGCTGTCGATCACCATCACCAGCCGCCTCCTGCGGCCGCTGGGGCTGATGACGCGGACCGTCCAGCGAATCGGTGAGGGCGAGTTCGACGCCCGCATCAGCATCCCGGGGCGCGACGAGCTGGCGCAGCTCGCCGGCCACGTCAACGCCATGGCCGTGCGCTTGAGTCACTATCGCCGGAGCTCGCTCGGCGACTTGCTCCTGGCACAACAGGCGTCCCAGGCCGCCATGGACAGTTTGCCGGACCCGGTTGTCGTCTTCGACCTCCATGGCGGCGTCCTCAACGTGAATCGTGCAGCGGAGGCGGTCCTCGGACTGACGGTGGAGCTGGCGGCGGGTGATCCGCTGATTGCAGTGGCACCACCGGCACGGGCAGTCTTGCAATACGTGCGTGATCACGTGCTCAGCG harbors:
- a CDS encoding histidine kinase codes for the protein HLLGNIDKARELGGIVVRLQSLEPVAALLNYARSHGVGHVMIGRSHRPWWQQVLGRSFVARMVKDAVGFDLHIVALEDEAEHA
- a CDS encoding ATP-binding protein; the encoded protein is MNVRMKVLLAQAPLAIALLLVGVLATGTLSSLGQQANTILTDNYRSVLAAERMKESIERIEDAPSLLLIGGSNDQRMSHVAVERQRFESELRVQEGNITEPGEDEATRKLRAVWTAYQEHFDRFPAVTDTAAARAFYLEELQPAFVAVRNAADTILAMNQNAMVQKGERAQQTAERMNTVLMLASLAALLGGGLLSITITSRLLRPLGLMTRTVQRIGEGEFDARISIPGRDELAQLAGHVNAMAVRLSHYRRSSLGDLLLAQQASQAAMDSLPDPVVVFDLHGGVLNVNRAAEAVLGLTVELAAGDPLIAVAPPARAVLQYVRDHVLSGKGVYTPKGFEEATRISFASGDRFFLPRATPVYAEEGGIAGATVIFQDVTRLRRVDELRNDLVSTVAHELRTPLTSLGMAIHVCLEQVPGPLTGKQADLLYGARDDCERLQSIVDELLHLARIQGEQITLDQRPTSPASLIETAVEAQRAAAAERHVQLETAVLPGLSDVRADRERVQVVFMSLLTNAIHQSPPHAVVRVRALPGQEGVRFEVIDAGEGVPKELQSAVFEKFLQPPGAASATGLGLSIAKEIVEAHGGQIGVESEAGRGSTFWFTLPAAVTVTGIQPEA